From Tachypleus tridentatus isolate NWPU-2018 chromosome 8, ASM421037v1, whole genome shotgun sequence, a single genomic window includes:
- the LOC143222642 gene encoding calumenin-like: protein MEFITKSCVLGVVFIIAINAQEGTHSSTQDDNSHNQHPSAGEIKKHLEHVVDSYIDKNKDGYVTVEELKDWVKFIHERGIQESVDQQWMYYEPQVEELLTWEGYNPEQKEVLTWDKYKNLTFPEYLFDETQKPEDLANLKEMLRRSERRWKLADASRDGLLTKEEFQEFLHPEESTRVSEVLVLEAIEDMDGDKNNEVSLEEYMEHLKKVSGQEKEDPSWASTQQNHFTNYLDKNKDGALNKDEVKDWILPSQDRYEGEAWHLVSLVDSDRDTKITKHDITANHQFFVGLIPSDYLMQHDSNQRSKDEF, encoded by the exons ATGGAGTTCATTACAAAGAGTTGTGTTTTGggagttgtttttattatagctattAATGCCCAAGAAGGAACTCATTCTTCAACCCAAGACGATAATTCCCATAATCAGCATCCATCTGCtggagaaataaaaaaacacttggAACATGTTGTAGACTCTTATATTGATAAGAACAAAGATGGTTATGTTACTGTTGAAGAATTAAAAGACTGGGTGAAATTTATCCATGAGAGAGGGATCCAAGAAAGTGTTGATCAACAATGGATGTACTACGAACCACAAGTTGAAGAACTACTGACTTGGGAAGGCTATAACCCTGAGCAAAAAGAAGTGCTTACTTGGGATAAATATAAAAACCTAACCTTCCCAGAATACC TTTTTGATGAAACCCAAAAACCTGAAGATTTAGCTAATTTAAAAGAGATGTTAAGACGTTCAGAAAGACGATGGAAATTAGCTGATGCCAGTCGTGATGGGTTGCTTACCAAAGAAGAGTTCCAAGAATTTTTACACCCTGAAGAATCAACTCGAGTTAGTGAAGTTTTAGTTTTGGAGGCAATAGAAGACATGGATGGTGATAAGAATAATGAAGTTTCTTTAGAAGAATATATGGAACATCTAAAAAAAGTTTCTGGACAAGAAAAAGAAGATCCTAGCTGGGCATCTACTCAGCAAAATCACTTCACCAACTATTTGGACAAAAATAAAGATGGTGCATTGAATAAAGATGAAGTTAAGGACTGGATTCTCCCATCTCAAGACAGATATGAAGGTGAAGCTTGGCATTTGGTATCCTTGGTAGACTCAGACAGAgatactaaaataactaaacatgatATTACTGCTAATCATCAGTTCTTTGTGGGGCTTATACCATCAGATTATCTTATGCAACATGACAGCAATCAGCGATCAAAAGATGAATTCTAA